A stretch of Lutra lutra chromosome 9, mLutLut1.2, whole genome shotgun sequence DNA encodes these proteins:
- the CRNKL1 gene encoding crooked neck-like protein 1, translating to MAASTAAGKQRIPKVAKVKNKAPAEVQITAEQLLREAKERELELLPPPPQQKITDEEELNDYKLRKRKTFEDNIRKNRTVISNWIKYAQWEESLKEIQRARSIYERALDVDYRNITLWLKYAEMEMKNRQVNHARNIWDRAITTLPRVNQFWYKYTYMEEMLGNIAGARQVFERWMEWQPEEQAWHSYINFELRYKEVDRARTIYERFVLVHPDVKNWIKYARFEEKHGYFAHARKVYERAVEFFGDEHMDEHLYVAFAKFEENQKEFERVRVIYKYALDRISKQEAQELFKNYTIFEKKFGDRRGIEDIIVSKRRFQYEEEVKANPHNYDAWFDYLRLVESDAEAETVREVYERAIANVPPIQEKRHWKRYIYLWVNYALYEELEAKDPERTRQVYQASLELIPHKKFTFAKMWLLYAQFEIRQKNLPFARRALGTSIGKCPKNKLFKGYIELELQLREFDRCRKLYEKFLEFGPENCTSWIKFAELETILGDIERARAIYELAISQPRLDMPEVLWKSYIDFEIEQEETERTRNLYRRLLQRTQHVKVWISFAQFELSSGKEGSLAKCRQIYEEANKTMRNCEEKEERLMLLESWRSFEDEFGTVSDKERVDKLMPEKVKKRRKVQADDGSDAGWEEYYDYIFPEDAANQPNLKLLAMAKLWKKQQQEKEAAEQDPDKDIDESES from the exons ACTTTTGAAgataacataagaaaaaacagGACTGTGATTAGTAACTGGATAAAATATGCACAATGGGAAGAGAGTCTAAAGGAGATTCAGAG GGCTCGATCCATATACGAACGTGCTTTAGATGTAGACTACCGAAATATTACACTCTGGCTGAAATAtgcagaaatggaaatgaagaatCGCCAGGTCAACCATGCCCGAAATATCTGGGACCGGGCCATAACAACTCTGCCCCGAGTCAACCAGTTCTG GTACAAGTACACGTACATGGAGGAGATGTTGGGAAACATTGCTGGTGCCCGGCAGGTGTTCGAGCGCTGGATGGAATGGCAGCCTGAGGAGCAAGCCTGGCACTCCTACATCAACTTCGAGCTGCGGTACAAAGAGGTCGACCGGGCCCGCACCATTTATGAACGCT TTGTCCTCGTGCACCCTGATGTGAAGAACTGGATCAAGTATGCCCGCTTTGAAGAAAAACATGGTTATTTTGCCCACGCACGGAAAGTGTATGAAAGAGCTGTCGAATTCTTTGGAGACGAACATATGGATGAACACCTTTATGTTGCTTTTGccaaatttgaagaaaatcagaaagaa TTTGAAAGGGTACGAGTAATCTACAAGTATGCCCTGGATAGAATTTCAAAGCAGGAGGCCCAAGAACTCTTTAAAAACTATACCATCTTTGAGAAGAAGTTCGGTGATCGACGGGGTATCGAAGACATCATTGTGAGCAAGCGAAGATTCCAGTATGAGGAAGAGGTGAAG GCTAATCCACACAATTATGATGCATGGTTTGATTACCTACGCTTGGTGGAAAGTGATGCAGAAGCAGAAACTGTTCGAGAAGTCTATGAAAGAGCCATTGCCAATGTGCCACCCATTCAGGAGAAGCGGCACTGGAAGCGCTATATCTATCTGTGGGTCAACTACGCACTCTATGAAGAACTGGAGGCCAAG GATCCCGAGAGGACAAGACAGGTTTATCAAGCTTCTTTGGAATTAATTCCTCATAAAAAG ttcACATTTGCCAAGATGTGGTTACTATATGCACAAtttgaaataagacagaaaaatttaCCATTTGCCAGAAGAGCTTTG GGAACTTCCATAGGCAAATGTCCAAAAAACAAGTTATTTAAAGGTTACATAGAATTGGAACTGCAGCTTCGAGAATTTGACAGATGCCGGAAGCTTTATGAAAAGTTCTTGGAATTTGGACCTGAAAATTGTACTTCTTGGATTAAATTTGCAGAATTAGAAACGATCCTCGGTGATATTGAGAGAGCGCGGGCAATCTACGAGTTAGCTATCAGTCAGCCACGATTAGACATGCCAGAG GTGCTTTGGAAATCGTATATCGATTTTGAAATtgaacaggaagaaactgagagaaCACGAAATCTTTACCGAAGATTGCTTCAGCGAACACAACATGTCAAG gtTTGGATCAGCTTTGCACAGTTTGAGCTGTCTtcagggaaagaaggaagtttGGCTAAATGCAGACAAATTTATGAAGAGGCTAACAAAACCATGAGGAactgtgaagaaaaggaagagagacttATGTTGCTGGAATCATGGCGAAGCTTTGAAGATGAATTTGGAACAGTATCAGATAAGGAGAGAGTAGACAAACTCATGCCAGAGAAAgtcaagaagagaagaaaggtccAGGCTGATGATGGG TCTGATGCAGGCTGGGAAGAGTACTATGATTACATCTTTCCAGAAGATGCTGCCAACCAACCCAACCTCAAGCTCCTGGCCATGGCCAAACTTTGGAAGAAACAGCAACAGGAAAAGGAGGCTGCCGAGCAAGACCCAGATAAGGACATTGATGAGAGTGAATCCTGA